TTCGACGCGGCCCTCAACGACGAATACATGCCCAGCCGCCGCGTGCCGGACGCGGACGCCATGGTGGAAGCGTGGCAGCGCAACAGCGCCCTGGCGCGCGTGAACTGCCCGCCCACTGAACTGGCCTACGGCGCGGGCGAACACAAGCGGCTCGACGTCTTCACGCCACAGGTCCGGGCGCGGGCCACGCTGCTGTTCATTCACGGCGGGTACTGGCAGGCCTTCTACAAAGACACCTTCTCGTACCTGGCCCCGCCGCTGGTGGCGGCGGGGATCCGCGTGGCGGTGATGAGCTACGATCTGACGCCGCACGTGTCCCTGGCCCAGATTGTCGGTCAGGCACGCCAGGCCACGGCGGCCGTGGCCGCGCAGTTCCCAGGGCCGCTGATCGTGGCTGGCCATTCGGCCGGGGC
Above is a genomic segment from Deinococcus aerolatus containing:
- a CDS encoding alpha/beta hydrolase, giving the protein MTPPENLFDAALNDEYMPSRRVPDADAMVEAWQRNSALARVNCPPTELAYGAGEHKRLDVFTPQVRARATLLFIHGGYWQAFYKDTFSYLAPPLVAAGIRVAVMSYDLTPHVSLAQIVGQARQATAAVAAQFPGPLIVAGHSAGAHLAAMVHATDWAAGGLSPVRLTGGLGISGLYDLGPLRRTELQPALQLSEAEARALSPAFVSPTSAAPFIVAVGAEESRAFLWQSQQLPSAWPGVASSVRQLPDRHHFNAPDDLLPLALELLG